A window from uncultured Desulfobacter sp. encodes these proteins:
- a CDS encoding DUF1573 domain-containing protein: MKSINFIIISLFLVIFACPVHVQAAPRAVPVAPVFQFEPVLEGVHVTHDFIIQNQGDAPLNITGVRPPUGCDKKAYDRQIPPGGEGKIAIGVKTDGYGGREVNKNILVTTDDPENKKFYLKISGKVKDIIKISPSTVNMSGVPGNTLSAMVTIEPVQGDTLNILDVKLKFNKQIKAELIKPGQGEKNWQVKISCYSDIPADIYDFITLTTDNPNKSHVRIRVYAIFEKAAPGETIDFKDENNEQSQGI; this comes from the coding sequence ATGAAATCCATCAATTTTATCATCATTTCTCTATTTCTGGTTATCTTTGCCTGTCCTGTGCATGTCCAGGCTGCTCCCCGGGCCGTGCCCGTGGCTCCTGTTTTTCAGTTTGAGCCCGTACTTGAAGGCGTGCACGTTACCCACGATTTTATAATACAGAACCAGGGGGATGCGCCCCTGAATATTACCGGGGTGCGGCCGCCCTGAGGTTGTGATAAAAAAGCCTATGACAGGCAGATTCCCCCGGGTGGGGAAGGTAAAATAGCCATTGGCGTTAAGACCGACGGCTATGGCGGGCGCGAGGTGAATAAAAATATTTTAGTAACCACGGATGATCCTGAAAACAAAAAGTTCTATTTGAAAATTTCGGGTAAGGTTAAAGATATTATCAAGATATCGCCCAGTACCGTAAATATGAGCGGGGTGCCCGGCAACACCTTAAGTGCGATGGTCACCATTGAACCTGTTCAGGGGGATACGTTAAATATCCTTGACGTGAAGCTAAAGTTTAATAAGCAGATAAAGGCTGAGTTGATTAAACCCGGCCAGGGTGAAAAAAATTGGCAGGTCAAAATTTCCTGCTATTCAGACATTCCTGCAGATATTTATGATTTTATTACACTGACAACAGACAACCCCAATAAATCACATGTGAGAATCAGGGTATATGCTATTTTTGAAAAGGCTGCGCCCGGTGAAACAATCGATTTTAAAGATGAAAATAATGAACAGTCCCAAGGAATCTAA
- a CDS encoding HAD hydrolase-like protein, whose translation MDTAGIKAVVFDCDGVMFDTAQANRKFYNDILDRFNKAPLNDEQFRNIHMMTVKAAVEYLFPEMDEHRPVYEMIKRVGYGSVVPFMQMEPGLLELLDAIKQAGLVRGVATNRTNTMGSVLIEHNLKKSFDIVVTASDVANPKPCPDQLEKIMGAFALLPRQIVFIGDSIFDQQAAEAAGTWFIAFKQPELQANAHAVSMDEVGELLKLSKYNS comes from the coding sequence ATGGATACAGCAGGTATTAAGGCCGTTGTGTTTGACTGTGACGGTGTCATGTTTGATACGGCCCAGGCCAACCGCAAATTTTATAACGATATCCTGGATCGTTTTAACAAAGCGCCCCTGAACGATGAGCAGTTTAGAAATATTCACATGATGACGGTAAAGGCTGCTGTGGAATATCTTTTCCCGGAAATGGATGAGCACCGGCCTGTGTACGAGATGATTAAACGTGTCGGTTATGGCAGCGTTGTGCCTTTTATGCAGATGGAACCAGGGCTGCTTGAGTTGCTTGATGCCATTAAGCAGGCGGGTTTAGTGCGCGGTGTGGCCACAAATCGGACAAACACGATGGGAAGTGTGCTCATTGAACATAACCTTAAAAAATCATTTGATATTGTTGTTACGGCATCTGATGTGGCCAATCCCAAACCCTGTCCTGATCAGCTGGAAAAAATTATGGGCGCCTTTGCACTGCTCCCCCGTCAGATTGTGTTTATCGGAGATTCCATTTTTGATCAACAGGCGGCTGAAGCGGCCGGAACCTGGTTCATTGCATTTAAGCAACCCGAGCTGCAAGCCAATGCCCATGCAGTCTCCATGGATGAGGTGGGGGAACTGCTAAAGTTAAGCAAATATAATTCTTGA